The stretch of DNA cttgtaaatagtcttctctatttttctaataattgctttctctctgctactacaactggcgagtattgcgtcgatattactcatcaggaggagccAATTTCAGGGGTaatgcttacaaatttatttatttgtcaaagtacatgaacaaatatatcaaaatataagtcgatctagtggccaacgtttctctcagtatcatccgagcatgatcatggcagtgggtcggagcagactgtagatgaTGTCAGGATCTACTCGatatatagtggtaggtcagcagggggtcaaccgctcgctgagttttcattggttggtggcgcaGTGCGTTCCTGCTAATGGTTAGAGGAAGTTTCCCTCAAGGCACTTCTCGTCGCTGAAAGTCGcactgttgcagcctagcagaccgtcggagctggggcatgacttccctgggcaTTTTGTCTCAATGACTCgcattgtcattggctgctgggctgcttgtttcatctggtattctttgattggggttgtcgctcggtctggtattacttgtactattatttatattcatgggtcttcttaagttggtggggaggaaaagTACTTCTTGTGTCATATTTAATGAGGGCttttcttgctgtatgaggagtgcctcaaACAGTCGTAAGCGttgctggtcaggagccctccctattatcttagttttatttataataccgtcttgggagatagcttcctggtgtgctgtcatggtatggttcttaattgccccttcttgtgcgtggcaagaaatcctcttggacagtttcatagaagtcataccaacgtaagagccagGATATCCACCgacggggcatgagaattggtagactgCATTCGACTGTTTAAAGGGGTCTCTTGCTGGGGGAGttgggttgttcttcatgataaggtcgcagGTACATCgaatttggtaataaattacgagttcgagttctttgttgaCTTCGGTAGGGGTCACGTtctctctgatgatttttctcaatgcatccTCGTCCTCACAGTGATGTGCGTGCATTCtagctttgtaatacagcttgatcttctcatgggggtggggctgcggtctctcactcttgCTGTACCAATGGTCCAGCGTTGTgcggacttctttattaataagtcgattcggatacccgttattaacgagcacctgagtgactcggtcaAGTTCTTTGaaagtgtcctgccaggaagaacagtgtgtgagggccctccgaatgaaggccctgactgtggtgttcttgaaccgtgcaAGACATTTGCTGTCACCATTCCGGCAAAGCCCtaagtttgtttgctttgtaCACACCGAAGTTCTTAGACCGTCGTCGGTCTTGTAGACGAGGACAtcgagaaaggggagctggccttcgttgctgaattcgacggtataattcattgaactgcactgctggaacgTGCGCcagacagcttcaacctcttcctcattctcggctTGAACAAAGATATCGTCAATATATCTTGCGTATTTGCAGGGTGTTCTAATattggagaaaactctctcttccacagtaccCATATAAAAGTTGGCGAATACGACACCAAGAGGGGAACCCATCACGACTCCGTCTTTTTGCCGGAACATCTGGCCTTTATGGGTGGAGAAAGGAGCCTTCTTCGTACATATCTAGAGGAGTGTCCgcagggatacttctgggatattCAGCTGGGGTGTAGAGAGGTCCCTGTAGATGCCCtccataatgatattgatggtcTCGTCGACAGGAACGTTCGTGAAAAGGGATTCTACGTCCAAAGAGGTGATAGTGCCTGTTTCTGGGGAGTCTCGGAATTCTTTGAGGAATTACATTGAAGAGCGCAGGCTACATCGGCTTGGTACGAGGGCATCAAAATTTTATTAAGGCACATGGCCAATCTATACGTGGGGGcaggtgtctggctgatgatACAGCGGAGAGGGTTgccatttttgtgtgtttttacttAAGACCCatgattataaataataatacaagtaataccagatcGAGCAACACCCccaatcaaagaataccagatgaaaCAAGCAGCTCAGCAGCCAATGACACAAtgcccagggaagtcatgcctCAGCCTCGatggtctgctaggctgcaacggCGCGACCTTCAACAACAAGAAGTgtcttgaaggaaacttcctctaaccaatagcaggaacgcattgcgccaccaaccaatgaaaactcagcgagcggttgaccccctgctgacctatcactatatattgagtagatcctgacagcatctacagtctgctccgacccactgccatgatcatgctcggatgatactgagagaaacgttggccactagatcgacttatgtTTTGATATATTTGTTCATTTGCTGTGAcaaatttgtaagcaatatccctgaaattgactcctcctgatgagtaatatcagcgcaatactcgccagttttagtagcagagagaaagcaattattagaaaaatagagaagactatttacaagttaaatacagctgatgcagcaatatctttcaataagacttgttttaaaagagggtctccttccaataaataataataataaaaacattaataagtaCCATTATTGTGCTGTTGCTGTCATTTCATTTGTGTGCAAAAATCAATTACAATTCACGAAATTGTGAATGCATGGTCGCATCCTGCTCTAACGGAAAGGAAAGTCATCAGAAGTGACCCAAAGGGGCATCAAATTGCTCGGAATTCGtgtcaatcattcattcattcattccaaaCTCTGCTACGCTTTAGACGGGTCATCTGGACCAGAAAGTGATTTTGTGATCCACTGGTCATCAACGATCATTTTTAGTTGGTTATGACTGTTCATGTAGAGagttgagagagacagacaaacagacattgACACATTTTTTTAGCTGTTTGTGAAAGTTGTTGTTACATTGTCTGCCTAATACAATAGAGGCTCCAAAATGACATTCATATAaacacgacagacagacagacagatacgcgttagttcatttttattaacatttattctgTTTTACTTTCAGATCATCCGGTCGTGTATCTGTAAGTTGAACAATCCAATTATAATTCAATGGATttagtcttcttcttcccagctggttcccatttttatatggggtcaccgtttcggatgagccgtttccatctatttctatcctgcgcttctgcctcatcaattcccttctcatgtaagtctcctctcacacagtccttccatctctttcttggtctccctcttcttcgtcCTTGAACCTCCattcccatagtatgtctcccaacgtggtcctcatctctcctcaacaggtgtccataccatcacAGCCACCCCTCCTGcgctttctttgatacttccaccaccttagtcgacccccttatatagtcatttctgatcatatcctctcttgtcaccccaaacatccacctaagcattctcatttctgccacatccatcttctgctctgtttttctcatgcttgctgtttccataccatgcagcattgctgttcttaccaccatcttgtgaaattttccttttaacctaagcggtactcttttgtcacaaagaactccagaagccgctctccagttgttccagcttgcctgtacccgatgttttacttcttcttccatacttcctccagcgttaaaaaaatatcccaaatacttaaacttttcaaCTCtctatttgctctccaccaagctaaatactttctctatcatccccctcagtggtggtacacatatattatgtcttagatatacttattctcattcctctgtcctccagtacttgtctccatctttctaatttcatttccagatcttccttGCTCTCTccgcacagaacaatatcatcagcatacaatatgttccatggtactgcctcccttacttcctctattataacatccatcactatgttaaagataaatgggctcagagccgacccttggtgtaatcctactcacacctcaaaaccctctgtctccccaacactgctcctcactctggtaaatacattccggtacatctcttgtatcaatcgcacatacttctctggcaccatcttctccatcagactcctccatacctcttgtctcgggactcggtcataagccttttcaaggtcaatgaataccatatgtatgtcccttttcctttccccgaatttctccattagttgcctcagacaaaatataccatctgttgttccccttcctttcataaatcccatctgctctttc from Macrobrachium nipponense isolate FS-2020 chromosome 18, ASM1510439v2, whole genome shotgun sequence encodes:
- the LOC135196612 gene encoding uncharacterized protein LOC135196612, with the translated sequence MFRQKDGVVMGSPLGVVFANFYMGTVEERVFSNIRTPCKYARYIDDIFVQAENEEEVEAVWRTFQQCSSMNYTVEFSNEGQLPFLDVLVYKTDDGLRTSVCTKQTNLGLCRNGDSKCLARFKNTTVRAFIRRALTHCSSWQDTFKELDRVTQVLVNNGYPNRLINKEVRTTLDHWYSKSERPQPHPHEKIKLYYKARMHAHHCEDEDALRKIIRENVTPTEVNKELELVIYYQIRCTCDLIMKNNPTPPARDPFKQSNAVYQFSCPVGGYPGSYVGIRVFNMPRTARQYAALASISA